A stretch of DNA from Variovorax paradoxus:
CGCCGCGATGCGCGTGCTGCTGGTGGAAGACGACGAAATGATCGGGCGCAGCCTGAAGCAGGCGCTCGAGGGCGCGGGCTGGTCGGCCGACTGGGTGCGCGACGGCGAACTGGCGCACAGCGCGCTCGGCGACGGCGGCTACACCTGCGTGCTGCTCGACCTGGGCCTGCCGCGCCAGGACGGCACCGAGGTGCTGCGCCGCGCGCGCGAACGCGGCGACGCCACGCCCGTGCTGGTGCTCACCGCGCGCGACGGCCTGGACGATCGCATCCACAGCCTGGACCTCGGCGCCGACGACTACCTGCTCAAGCCCTTCGAGTTCCGCGAACTGCTCGCGCGCATGCGCGCCGTGGTGCGCCGCCGCGACGGCGCCGCGCATTCACGGATCGGCACTGCCGCGCTGCAGCTGGACCTCACGACGCGCGAGGTGGCCGTGAACGGCGTGCCCGAGGCGCTCACCGCGCGCGAGTTCGCACTGCTGCACGCACTGCTGGAGCGGCCCGGCGCCATCCTCTCGCGCGAGCAGCTCGAGAACCGCATCTACGGCTGGGGCGACGAAGTGACCAGCAATGCGATCGATGTGCTGATCCACGGCATGCGCCGCAAGCTCGGCGCCGACGCGATCCGCAACGTGCGCGGGCTCGGCTGGCGAGTGGCTGCATGACCGGTGACCGCCGCTGGTGGCGCCCGCGTTCGCTGCGCACCCAGCTGTTGCTGTGGCTGGTCACGCTGCATGTGGTGGCGGCGGTGCTCACGGCGTGGTTCTCTTTCCTGGCCTACGGCAACCTCGTTCACAACGCGCTGGACGACCAGATGCGGCTGGTGGCCGAGTCGTACGCGGGCAACGACCCGCCCAAGACCCCGCGCGCGATGGACGGCGAAGCGGCGTTCTCGCGCGGCGCCTTCGTCGTGCAACTCTGGAGCGCCGACGGCGCCACCTTGCGCGCGAGTTCGTGGCCCGCGCTGTCGGTGCCGCTGCAGCCCGGCAGCGGCTTCCGCGACGTGCACGCGGAAGGGCCCGCACATTCGCGCTGGCGCGTGTTCACGGCCGAGCCCGCGCTGCATGCCGACGCGCCGCGCGTGCAGGTGCTGCAGAACGAGGACTACCGGCACCGCCGTGCGCTGCGCCGCGCCCTGCTCGAAGGCCTGCCGATCGCGCTGCTGCTGCCGGCGGCGCTGCTGGTGCTGTGGCTCATCGTGTCGGCCGCCTCGCGCTCGCTGCGCGGCGTGGCGCGCGACGTGGCCTCGCAGGACGAGCGTCGCCCCACCGAGCTGTCGCTGGCGCGCGTGCCCGACGAGATCACGCCGCTGGTGGGCGCCTTCAACCACCTGCTGTCGCGCGTGCGCAGCGCCTTCGCCACGCAGCGCCGCTTCGTGCAGGACGCAGCGCACGAGCTGCGCACGCCGATGGCCGCCATCGGCCTGCAGATCGAGAACCTGCGCGCGCACGTGCCGGCGGGCGAAGCCACCGACCGCTTCAACCAGCTCGAAGCCGGCGTGACGCGCGCGCAGCACCTGATCGAGCAGCTGCTGCAGCTGTCGCGGCAGGACGCGCCGCCCTCGGATGCGCCGGGCGAGCGGGTCGACATCGAAGCGTTGCTGCGCGACAGCCTGGGCCAGCGCATGGTGCTGGCCGATGCGCGGCGCATCGACGTGGGCTTTGAAGGACTCACGAGCGCCGTGGTGACTGCACCCGCGTCCGAACTGCGCAGCGTGTTCGACAACCTCATCGACAACGCGCTGCGCTATGCGCCCGAAGGTGGCGTGGTCGATGTGCGGCTGCACCGGGTCGAGGACGGACAGGCGGTGGTCGACGTGCTGGACAACGGACCGGGCATTCCGCCGGCCGAACTGGAGCGCGTGTTCGACCGCTTCTTTCGCGTGCCCGGCGCGGCGGCGGGCGGCAGCGGGCTGGGCCTGGCGATTGCGCGCACGGCGGCGGAGCGGCATGGGCTGCGCATCGAACTGCGCAACCGCGAGGACGGGCCGGGGTTGAGGGCGCGGGTGCTGCTGCCGATGTAGAGGGCGCGGTGATGCTCACGCTCCGCTCATTCTTCGCTCACGCTCGCCTCAGTCAGGCTGCCTAGAGTGGCTGCAGGTCCTGCTGCGCGCGGTCCGCGCGACGGCTCCGGACCGGAGACAACCTGCCCTCAGGAGAACACACCATGCGCACTTCGTTCCAACTTCTTGCCGTTGCTTCCTTCGCCGCGTTCGCGGCCCTGGGCACGGTCCACGCGTCCGCCGAAACCACCGACGGTTCGGACTTCCATCCGCTGCAGATGAATTCGCCGGAGAACCCGGAGGTGCAGGCCGGCGCGATGGCGGCGGCACGTCCGAGCGGCACGGAGCCCATCGGGCAATCGACCTCGGCGCCGGCGATCAATGGGATGACGCCGGTGTCCGACATCGAGGCGGGCGCCTATGCGGCGTCGCACCCGACGGGCACGGAGCCCATCGGGCAATCGACTTCACTGCCGATGGTGAAGTCGGGCAGCAGCGGAAGCTGAGTCCGCCGCCGAAGATTTACCAGCTCAGTCGTCGTTGCTGCTGAGCAGTGCGCGGTAGATCACCGCGCCGATGATCGCGCCCACGATCGGGGCGACCCAGAACAGCCACAGCTCCGACATCGCGTACGACGGGCCGAACAGGGCCGGGCCGGTGCTGCGCGCCGGGTTCACCGAGGTGTTGGTCACGGGGATCGACACCAGGTGGATCAGCGTCAGGCACAGGCCGATGGCCATGCCTGCGAAGCCGGCTGCCGCGCGCCGGGCGGTGGCACCGAGGATCACGATCAGGAACACGGCGGTCATCACCACTTCGCTGATGAGTGCAGCCGTCATGCTGTACTTGCCGGGCGAGTGCTCGCCGTAGCCGTTGGTGGCAAAGCCGCCGATGTCCGCGCCCGGCTTGCCGGTGGCAATCAGGTACAGCACGCCGGCCGCCGCGATGGCGCCCAGCACCTGCGACACGATGTAGCCCGGCAACTGTCCGGCCTTGAAACGGCCTGCGGCGGCGAGGCCGATCGACACGGCCGGGTTGAAGTGGCCGCCCGAGATCGGACCGAGCGCATAGGCGCCGGTGACCACCGTGAGGCCGAAGGCCAGCGAGACGCCGAGCAGGCCGATGCCGACGCCCGGAAAGGCCGCTGCCAGAACTGCGCTTCCGCAGCCTCCGAGCGTGAGCCAGAAAGTACCAATGAATTCTGCAGACCACTTTTTGTAGGTACTGTGTTCCATAACGCTCCATCCTGAAGTTGAGAAAGCGCGCACGGCGAGGGCCGAACGCGGGCCGCATTCTAGGAACGGGAAATGAAGGCGTCGAGCAAACGGGCGCGCTGAGCGGCAACTGTTCACGATTGCTGTGGATTTGTGCCCTGCAGCATTTGCAAATGGGCGGGGCGAGGGCGCGCCACCGCACATCGTCGTCACATCGTCACGACGACCTTGCCGAACGCGCCGCGTTCCAGATGGTCGAGCGCGGCGGGCAGCGCGTCGAAGCCGTAGCGCGCCGCAATCACCGGCTTCAGCGCGTTGGCATCGACCGCGCGCACCAGCTCTTCGAGCGCACGACGGTGGCCGACGCCGATGCCTTGCACCGTCACGCGGCCGAGCACCATCGCGTAGAACGACGCGCTCAGCGTGTCGCCGCCGAGCATGCCGATGATCGACACGCGCCCGCCCTGCTTCACGGCCTGCAGCGAGCGGTCGAGGTCGGGGCCGCTCGAGAGTTCGAGCACGTGGTCGACGCCGCGCCCGTGCGTGAGCCGGCGCACCTCGGCGGGCCAGTCGCTGTCGCGCGCCAGCACGTGCGTGGCGCCGAGCGCGCGGGCGGCGGCCTGCTTGTCGGCGCTGCCCGTCACCACGATGGCCTGCGCGCCGTGCAGCCGCGCGAGTTGCAGCCCGAACAGCGCGACGCCGCCGGTGCCGTGGACCAGCACCGTCTCGCCCGCGCGCAGGGCGCCGGTTTCGACCAGCGCGAACCACGCCGTGAGGCCGGCGCAGGGCAGCGTGCTCGCTTCTTCGAGGCTCAGCGTGGCGGGCGCGGCCACGGCCCAGTTCGCATCGATGCACACGTGCGAGGCCAGCATGCCCGGGCCGGGGCCGCCGAGCAGCGTGGTGTCGGCGTGCCAGTGGCTGTCGATCCAGCCGCCCCAGAAGGTGTTGATCACGCGGTCGCCCACGGCAAAGCGGCGCACGCCCGGGCCCACGGCCACCACGGTGCCCGCCATGTCCGAGCCGGGCGTGAAGGGCAGGTCGAGCGCCATGCCCATGCCGTCGCGCACCATGAGCAGGTCGCGGTAGTTGAGCGCCACCGCGCCCACGCGCACGAGGATCTGGCCCGCGCCCGGCGAGGGCATCGGCGCGTCGGCTTGTTCGAGGTGGGCGCGGCCCAGCCGGGGAAGCTGCCAGCGGCGCAGCACGTCGGGTTCTTGCATCGGAAAGGCTCCATCAAAAAAGGACTGACCTCGATGCTATTGACGATGAAAACGATCCGGTGGTGGATAATTTTCCGAAGAATGGTGCTTGAAAGTCTCCAATGAGCCAACGCCTGCAAGGCATCGAAGAGTTCGTCGCGGCGGTGGAGGCGGGCAGCTTTGCGCTCGCCGCGCAGCGTTTGCACGTCACGCGTTCGGCCGTCGCCAAGAGCATCGCGCGGCTCGAGGCGCGGCTGGACACGCGCCTCTTTTTGCGCACCACACGCAGCCAGAGCCTCACCGAGGAAGGGCACGGCTACTACGAGCGCTGCCGCCGCGCGCTGGCCGAACTGGACGCGGCCGAGGCGCTCACCGACGCCGCGCGCCACACGGCCGCCGGCCTCGTGCGCCTGAGCATGCCGGCGATGCTCGGGCGGCTCAAGGTCGGGCCGCTGCTGCTGGCATTGGCGCGTCAGCACCCGCAGCTGTCGCTGGAGCTGGCCTTCAATGACCGGCGCGTCGACCTCGTCGAAGAGGGGCTCGACCTGGCCATCCGCAGCGGCGAGCTCGACGACAGCGCGGGCCTCGTGGCGCGGCCGGTCGGCGTGCAGTGGATGCTGCTGTGCGCTGCGCCCGCGTACCTGGCCGAGCGCGGCCATCCGCGTGATCTGCGCGCACTGGTCGCGCCGCACGAGGCCGTGTACTACGCCCGCGACGGGCAGGTGTCGCCCTGGCGCTTTCACGAAGGCGGAACGATGGTGGAGGCCGCGCTCCCGTCGCGGCTGCGTTGCGACAGCGCCGAGGTGCTGCTGGAGGCCGCCCTCGGCGGCATGGGCCTGGCGCGGCTGCCGGCCTGGCTGGCGGCCGACGCGCTTGCGGCCGGCACGCTGGTGCGCGTGTTCGACGAGCCGGTGCCGTTTGGCTTTCCGCTGCACGTGATCCGCACGCCGAGCCGCTACCTGCCGCTGAAGACGCGCGTGGTGATCGACTGGCTGGTGGAACACCTGCCACCGCTGCTGGCGACACGCTGAACCCATCCACGCAGACGGGCGCTATCCTGCGCCTTCGAGCAACGAGGAGACCTGCGCATGCCTTCATCATCCGCCCCGCGACCCACCGTGAGCGCCCTGGCCATCGCCTGCCTGGGCGCGGTGCTCCTGCTCGGGGCGCCGCAGGCTGCCGCGCAGGGCACCGTCAACGCGCTGTGCAGCACCGACGCGGGCTGGTGTGAGGCGGCCGCCACGGCCTTCACGCGCGAGACCGGCATCAAGGTGCAGCAGGCCCACAAGGGCACCGGCGAAATCGGTGCGCAGCTGCGCGCCGAGGCCGCCAACCCCAAGACCGATCTCTGGTGGGGCGGCACCGGCGACCCCTTTTTGCAGGCCGCCGAGCAGGGCCTGCTCGAGCCGTACCGCCCGGCCTACATCAACGACCTGCACGACTGGTCGGTGCGCCAGTACGCCATGTCGCAGAACATGGTGGGCGGCTTCTACACCAGCGCCATGGGCTTCGGTTTCAACACCGACCTGCTGAAGAAAAAGAAGCTCGCCGAGCCCAGGTGCTGGGCCGACCTCATCAAGCCCGAGTACAAGGGCGAGATCGAAATCTCGCACCCCGCCACCAGCGGCACGGCCTACACCGTCATCGCCGGCCTGGTGCAGCAGATGGGCGAGGAGCCCGCCTTCGACTACCTGAAGAAGCTGCACAAGAACGTCACCAGCTACACGCGCAGCGGCCAGGCGCAGGCGCCCAACGTGGCCAAGGGCGAGGTGGCGATCGGCGTGAGCTTCATCTTCGGCTTCGAGCGCTGGCGGCACGACAAATTTCCGGTGAAGACCGCCGCGCCCTGCGAAGGCACGGGCTTCGAAATCGGCGGCATCGCGCTCGTGAAGGGCGCGCGCAACAAGGAGAACGCCAGGCGCTACTACGA
This window harbors:
- a CDS encoding response regulator transcription factor, whose amino-acid sequence is MRVLLVEDDEMIGRSLKQALEGAGWSADWVRDGELAHSALGDGGYTCVLLDLGLPRQDGTEVLRRARERGDATPVLVLTARDGLDDRIHSLDLGADDYLLKPFEFRELLARMRAVVRRRDGAAHSRIGTAALQLDLTTREVAVNGVPEALTAREFALLHALLERPGAILSREQLENRIYGWGDEVTSNAIDVLIHGMRRKLGADAIRNVRGLGWRVAA
- a CDS encoding sensor histidine kinase, with product MTGDRRWWRPRSLRTQLLLWLVTLHVVAAVLTAWFSFLAYGNLVHNALDDQMRLVAESYAGNDPPKTPRAMDGEAAFSRGAFVVQLWSADGATLRASSWPALSVPLQPGSGFRDVHAEGPAHSRWRVFTAEPALHADAPRVQVLQNEDYRHRRALRRALLEGLPIALLLPAALLVLWLIVSAASRSLRGVARDVASQDERRPTELSLARVPDEITPLVGAFNHLLSRVRSAFATQRRFVQDAAHELRTPMAAIGLQIENLRAHVPAGEATDRFNQLEAGVTRAQHLIEQLLQLSRQDAPPSDAPGERVDIEALLRDSLGQRMVLADARRIDVGFEGLTSAVVTAPASELRSVFDNLIDNALRYAPEGGVVDVRLHRVEDGQAVVDVLDNGPGIPPAELERVFDRFFRVPGAAAGGSGLGLAIARTAAERHGLRIELRNREDGPGLRARVLLPM
- the aqpZ gene encoding aquaporin Z; translated protein: MEHSTYKKWSAEFIGTFWLTLGGCGSAVLAAAFPGVGIGLLGVSLAFGLTVVTGAYALGPISGGHFNPAVSIGLAAAGRFKAGQLPGYIVSQVLGAIAAAGVLYLIATGKPGADIGGFATNGYGEHSPGKYSMTAALISEVVMTAVFLIVILGATARRAAAGFAGMAIGLCLTLIHLVSIPVTNTSVNPARSTGPALFGPSYAMSELWLFWVAPIVGAIIGAVIYRALLSSNDD
- a CDS encoding zinc-dependent alcohol dehydrogenase family protein, whose amino-acid sequence is MQEPDVLRRWQLPRLGRAHLEQADAPMPSPGAGQILVRVGAVALNYRDLLMVRDGMGMALDLPFTPGSDMAGTVVAVGPGVRRFAVGDRVINTFWGGWIDSHWHADTTLLGGPGPGMLASHVCIDANWAVAAPATLSLEEASTLPCAGLTAWFALVETGALRAGETVLVHGTGGVALFGLQLARLHGAQAIVVTGSADKQAAARALGATHVLARDSDWPAEVRRLTHGRGVDHVLELSSGPDLDRSLQAVKQGGRVSIIGMLGGDTLSASFYAMVLGRVTVQGIGVGHRRALEELVRAVDANALKPVIAARYGFDALPAALDHLERGAFGKVVVTM
- a CDS encoding LysR substrate-binding domain-containing protein, producing MSQRLQGIEEFVAAVEAGSFALAAQRLHVTRSAVAKSIARLEARLDTRLFLRTTRSQSLTEEGHGYYERCRRALAELDAAEALTDAARHTAAGLVRLSMPAMLGRLKVGPLLLALARQHPQLSLELAFNDRRVDLVEEGLDLAIRSGELDDSAGLVARPVGVQWMLLCAAPAYLAERGHPRDLRALVAPHEAVYYARDGQVSPWRFHEGGTMVEAALPSRLRCDSAEVLLEAALGGMGLARLPAWLAADALAAGTLVRVFDEPVPFGFPLHVIRTPSRYLPLKTRVVIDWLVEHLPPLLATR
- a CDS encoding ABC transporter substrate-binding protein gives rise to the protein MPSSSAPRPTVSALAIACLGAVLLLGAPQAAAQGTVNALCSTDAGWCEAAATAFTRETGIKVQQAHKGTGEIGAQLRAEAANPKTDLWWGGTGDPFLQAAEQGLLEPYRPAYINDLHDWSVRQYAMSQNMVGGFYTSAMGFGFNTDLLKKKKLAEPRCWADLIKPEYKGEIEISHPATSGTAYTVIAGLVQQMGEEPAFDYLKKLHKNVTSYTRSGQAQAPNVAKGEVAIGVSFIFGFERWRHDKFPVKTAAPCEGTGFEIGGIALVKGARNKENARRYYDWLMSPAGQSIGAKVGSLQSPANKTFKADARIPSMEGVRLIKYDFEKYGKVAERKRLIDRWTREVESQPR